The following are from one region of the Capsicum annuum cultivar UCD-10X-F1 chromosome 1, UCD10Xv1.1, whole genome shotgun sequence genome:
- the LOC107842643 gene encoding GTP-binding protein OBGC, chloroplastic isoform X2 translates to MAFSLFPTTSSTFSPLCQARPNTSCNRTNPKRVYTNTNRKKQNPSRRQLKSGEFRPPPPVTTGAGETATTYTRLPPKDDFFLPSLQDSTEITLSQLIIPTPAKKNIKREFDSLDDENVENLRFDYGKFELYEVSDDDDFDENDDDVDGEMEGTGSDGKFELYEVNDDFEDDFDEDDDVGNEMERIFEGGDVFEGEGSDIKEKEKGVPAVMRCFDRAKIYVKAGDGGNGVVAFRREKFVPLGGPSGGDGGRGGNVYVEVDGSMNSLLPFRQSVHIKAGRGGHGHGKKQFGAKGEDVVVKVPPGTVIRESGDGGIQGNVLLELLHPGQKALLLPGGKGGRGNASFKTGLNRVPKIAENGEEGPEMWLDLELKLVADVGIVGAPNAGKSTFLSVVSAAQPAIANYPFTTLLPNLGVVSFDYDATVVVADLPGLLEGAHRGFGLGHEFLRHSERCSVLVHVVDGSSPQPEYEFEAVRLELEMFSPKLAEKPYLVAYNKMDIPDAYENWKTFRDSLRSHGIEPFCMSAVKREGTHEVICAAYELVCRGREAAKEEVRTDPVNLNYVADMVKKQRNAPINEFEISHGSSSKTWYVQGSGLERFVQMTNWRCTEILRW, encoded by the exons ATGGCTTTCTCTTTGTTCCCAACTACATCAAGCACCTTCTCTCCTCTCTGCCAAGCTCGACCCAATACAAGTTGCAATAGAACCAACCCAAAGCGCGTGTATACAAATACAAACCGAAAAAAGCAAAACCCCAGTCGCCGTCAACTCAAATCCGGCGAGTTTAGGCCACCACCGCCTGTTACCACCGGCGCCGGTGAAACTGCCACCACCTACACTCGTCTACCCCCTAAAGACGACTTTTTTCTTCCGTCTCTTCAAGATTCAACTGAAATAACCCTCTCTCAGTTAATCATTCCAACCCCAGCTAAGAAGAATATTAAACGAGAATTCGACTCGTTGGATGATGAGAATGTAGAGAACTTAAGGTTTGATTATGGAAAATTCGAGTTATACGAGGttagtgatgatgatgattttgatgaaaatgatgatgatgtggaTGGTGAAATGGAAGGTACTGGAAGTGATGGAAAATTCGAGCTGTACGAGGTTAACGATGACTTTGaggatgattttgatgaagatgatgacGTGGGGAATGAAATGGAAAGGATATTTGAGGGTGGCGATGTGTTTGAAGGGGAAGGGAGTGATATAAAGGAGAAGGAGAAAGGGGTTCCAGCAGTAATGAGGTGTTTCGATAGGGCAAAAATATATGTAAAAGCGGGGGATGGAGGGAATGGGGTGGTGGCATTTAGGAGGGAGAAGTTTGTGCCTTTGGGTGGGCCATCTGGTGGTGATGGAGGTAGAGGAGGGAATGTGTATGTGGAGGTAGATGGGTCGATGAATTCATTGTTGCCATTTAGGCAGAGTGTGCATATTAAAGCTGGGAGAGGAGGGCATGGTCATGGAAAGAAGCAATTTGGGGCAAAAGGCGAGGATGTAGTGGTAAAGGTGCCACCAGGTACTGTCATTAGGGAGTCTGGGGATGGTGGAATTCAAGGGAACGTACTTCTCGAGTTGTTGCATCCAGGACAGAAGGCATTGCTGTTGCCTGGTGGAAAAGGTGGGAGAGGGAATGCCTCTTTTAAGACAGGGTTGAATAGGGTGCCCAAGATCGCGGAGAATGGAGAAGAAGGACCAGAGAT GTGGTTAGACTTGGAGCTTAAGTTGGTTGCTGATGTTGGTATAGTCGGAGCGCCAAATGCAGGGAAAAGTACATTTCTCAGTGTTGTAAGTGCTGCTCAGCCAGCTATTGCGAATTACCCCTTTACGACATTGCTCCCAAATTTAGGCGTAGTTTCATTTGATTATGATGCTACTGTGGTTGTTGCTGATCTGCCTGGTCTACTTGAAGGGGCACACCGAGGTTTTGGTTTAGGCCATGAGTTTCTTCGGCACTCAGAAAGATGTTCCGTCCTG GTGCATGTTGTTGATGGTTCATCTCCACAACCGGAATATGAATTTGAAGCTGTTCGTCTTGAATTGGAAATGTTTAGTCCCAAACTTGCTGAAAAGCCTTATTTAGTGGCTTACAACAAAATGGACATTCCAGACGCATATGAGAATTGGAAGACATTCAGGGACAGTCTGAGATCTCATGGAATTGAACCCTTTTGCATGAGTGCAGTGAAAAGAGAGGGTACACATGAAGTAATTTGTGCTGCTTATGAGCTTGTTTGTAGAGGAAGAGAAGCTGCTAAAGAAGAAG TGAGAACGGATCCAGTAAACTTGAACTATGTTGCTGACATGGTGAAAAAGCAGCGAAATGCACCCATAAACGAGTTTGAAATCTCCCATGGTAGTTCTTCCAAAACTTGGTATGTTCAAGGATCAGGCCTGGAACGTTTTGTCCAAATGACAAACTGGAG GTGTACAGAGATTTTACGCTGGTAA
- the LOC107842643 gene encoding GTP-binding protein OBGC, chloroplastic isoform X1 yields MAFSLFPTTSSTFSPLCQARPNTSCNRTNPKRVYTNTNRKKQNPSRRQLKSGEFRPPPPVTTGAGETATTYTRLPPKDDFFLPSLQDSTEITLSQLIIPTPAKKNIKREFDSLDDENVENLRFDYGKFELYEVSDDDDFDENDDDVDGEMEGTGSDGKFELYEVNDDFEDDFDEDDDVGNEMERIFEGGDVFEGEGSDIKEKEKGVPAVMRCFDRAKIYVKAGDGGNGVVAFRREKFVPLGGPSGGDGGRGGNVYVEVDGSMNSLLPFRQSVHIKAGRGGHGHGKKQFGAKGEDVVVKVPPGTVIRESGDGGIQGNVLLELLHPGQKALLLPGGKGGRGNASFKTGLNRVPKIAENGEEGPEMWLDLELKLVADVGIVGAPNAGKSTFLSVVSAAQPAIANYPFTTLLPNLGVVSFDYDATVVVADLPGLLEGAHRGFGLGHEFLRHSERCSVLVHVVDGSSPQPEYEFEAVRLELEMFSPKLAEKPYLVAYNKMDIPDAYENWKTFRDSLRSHGIEPFCMSAVKREGTHEVICAAYELVCRGREAAKEEVRTDPVNLNYVADMVKKQRNAPINEFEISHGSSSKTWYVQGSGLERFVQMTNWRYMDSDRRFQYVLEACGVNKSLLKLGVKEGDTVIIGDMELVWHDYDNAGSTSRRKWAAEPSQ; encoded by the exons ATGGCTTTCTCTTTGTTCCCAACTACATCAAGCACCTTCTCTCCTCTCTGCCAAGCTCGACCCAATACAAGTTGCAATAGAACCAACCCAAAGCGCGTGTATACAAATACAAACCGAAAAAAGCAAAACCCCAGTCGCCGTCAACTCAAATCCGGCGAGTTTAGGCCACCACCGCCTGTTACCACCGGCGCCGGTGAAACTGCCACCACCTACACTCGTCTACCCCCTAAAGACGACTTTTTTCTTCCGTCTCTTCAAGATTCAACTGAAATAACCCTCTCTCAGTTAATCATTCCAACCCCAGCTAAGAAGAATATTAAACGAGAATTCGACTCGTTGGATGATGAGAATGTAGAGAACTTAAGGTTTGATTATGGAAAATTCGAGTTATACGAGGttagtgatgatgatgattttgatgaaaatgatgatgatgtggaTGGTGAAATGGAAGGTACTGGAAGTGATGGAAAATTCGAGCTGTACGAGGTTAACGATGACTTTGaggatgattttgatgaagatgatgacGTGGGGAATGAAATGGAAAGGATATTTGAGGGTGGCGATGTGTTTGAAGGGGAAGGGAGTGATATAAAGGAGAAGGAGAAAGGGGTTCCAGCAGTAATGAGGTGTTTCGATAGGGCAAAAATATATGTAAAAGCGGGGGATGGAGGGAATGGGGTGGTGGCATTTAGGAGGGAGAAGTTTGTGCCTTTGGGTGGGCCATCTGGTGGTGATGGAGGTAGAGGAGGGAATGTGTATGTGGAGGTAGATGGGTCGATGAATTCATTGTTGCCATTTAGGCAGAGTGTGCATATTAAAGCTGGGAGAGGAGGGCATGGTCATGGAAAGAAGCAATTTGGGGCAAAAGGCGAGGATGTAGTGGTAAAGGTGCCACCAGGTACTGTCATTAGGGAGTCTGGGGATGGTGGAATTCAAGGGAACGTACTTCTCGAGTTGTTGCATCCAGGACAGAAGGCATTGCTGTTGCCTGGTGGAAAAGGTGGGAGAGGGAATGCCTCTTTTAAGACAGGGTTGAATAGGGTGCCCAAGATCGCGGAGAATGGAGAAGAAGGACCAGAGAT GTGGTTAGACTTGGAGCTTAAGTTGGTTGCTGATGTTGGTATAGTCGGAGCGCCAAATGCAGGGAAAAGTACATTTCTCAGTGTTGTAAGTGCTGCTCAGCCAGCTATTGCGAATTACCCCTTTACGACATTGCTCCCAAATTTAGGCGTAGTTTCATTTGATTATGATGCTACTGTGGTTGTTGCTGATCTGCCTGGTCTACTTGAAGGGGCACACCGAGGTTTTGGTTTAGGCCATGAGTTTCTTCGGCACTCAGAAAGATGTTCCGTCCTG GTGCATGTTGTTGATGGTTCATCTCCACAACCGGAATATGAATTTGAAGCTGTTCGTCTTGAATTGGAAATGTTTAGTCCCAAACTTGCTGAAAAGCCTTATTTAGTGGCTTACAACAAAATGGACATTCCAGACGCATATGAGAATTGGAAGACATTCAGGGACAGTCTGAGATCTCATGGAATTGAACCCTTTTGCATGAGTGCAGTGAAAAGAGAGGGTACACATGAAGTAATTTGTGCTGCTTATGAGCTTGTTTGTAGAGGAAGAGAAGCTGCTAAAGAAGAAG TGAGAACGGATCCAGTAAACTTGAACTATGTTGCTGACATGGTGAAAAAGCAGCGAAATGCACCCATAAACGAGTTTGAAATCTCCCATGGTAGTTCTTCCAAAACTTGGTATGTTCAAGGATCAGGCCTGGAACGTTTTGTCCAAATGACAAACTGGAG ATATATGGATTCAGACAGAAGATTTCAATACGTTTTGGAAGCATGTGGTGTGAATAAATCTCTACTCAAGCTTGGCGTGAAAGAGGGTGACACTGTCATTATTGGAGAT ATGGAGTTGGTGTGGCATGATTATGATAATGCAGGCTCTACAAGTAGGAGGAAGTGGGCTGCAGAACCAAGTCAATAA